In the Persephonella hydrogeniphila genome, one interval contains:
- a CDS encoding roadblock/LC7 domain-containing protein: protein MAGRFEDILQAVVRDAGAEGAVLVSPDGLAIASVLPEGIDEDRVAAMGAAILSLGERVTTELNKGTLEQLYVKGSKGYMIFTGIGDLAVLGILAPSNAKLGLLLMEIKRAAKQIEESLG from the coding sequence ATGGCAGGTAGATTTGAGGATATACTGCAGGCCGTTGTTAGAGACGCAGGAGCTGAAGGAGCTGTACTTGTTAGTCCAGATGGACTTGCTATAGCATCGGTTTTACCTGAAGGGATAGATGAAGATAGAGTTGCTGCTATGGGTGCAGCGATTTTATCTCTGGGAGAAAGGGTGACAACCGAACTGAACAAGGGAACTCTGGAACAACTTTATGTTAAAGGTTCTAAAGGATATATGATATTTACCGGTATAGGAGATCTTGCCGTTTTAGGAATCTTAGCTCCTTCAAATGCTAAACTCGGATTACTTCTTATGGAAATAAAGAGGGCAGCAAAACAAATAGAGGAAAGTTTAGGATAA